CTCTTGTAACTACCGGTTTCATTTTTCTTAACCCTCTTTCTTTCCCTGTGTTAACATTTTTTAATATAAGTTTCGAACCTGCTGCTGCCTGTTTTCTTCGACCACACGGTGTGCCCCTTTTCTTTCATTTTATCGATTAAAGGTGCCGGAGTAAAGGGGGTAATAAGGAGGTAAATTTCCCCGGAATTTAACTTGCTTACGCCTTGGGCCACCTTAGCGCCCGGATGAACGCCGTCTTCAAGATCCTGTGCGGCATCATAGACTACTGAGGGGTTGATTTCCTCTTCAATCTTGGGTGCATTCAGCTTCCAGCTTTCCCCTTCAAAGTCACTGTCTGAATCCACGCCGGCAGCCCGTCTGAGTTCGTTTATCAGTTTTGAAATCGGTATCTGTCCCACAGTTGCAGCCTGGCGCAGGCTGGTTACCTTAGCTATGGTTTTTCTTAGAACAGGGCTTTTGAGTTTTGTAAAAACAGGAGCCAGTTCAATTAGGACTGACTCCAGGAATGGGAAATTATCCAGCAGTTCCCCGACTTTGGTATCAGGTGTTATTGCGAGGTCAATATTTTCCTTGTACATTTAGTTTTTCTCCGTTTCTGTATTTTCATCATAAGAAAGTATTCTTCTTTCACCTTCAAGTTGTCTTAACCTGGTGAGGTCCTGAGTAACTTCAAGAGTTCCCAGGTATTCATTAGTTTCCGAGCGCACGGCATAGTAGGAAATAAAGATAAACCTTCCGCGCATATTGATCCAGAATTCAGCCTTCTCCTGGCGCCCCTGACGCAAGTCATCCAGGATTTTTTCCACAACGGACAGGCTCGATGGCGGATGGCAGAACTGGACCTTGCGCCCAAGTATAGCTTTATTTCTCTGAAAAATTCTTTCCTTTCCGTGCGAAAAGAACCGAACGAAATCATCTTTATCCACAAATGTCACGTCAAAAGGAAAAGTGTCGAGCATTGCCGTAAGTTCCTTTAGAGTAAATGATCCGGTTGGAAGATTAACCTTTCCTTTCAGCTGGTTAAATTCAGAATTTGAGTTTTCCATTGCCGCGGGCTTCCACTCGTCTACGGGAGCAAAGAGGCAGTAGCCTATTTCATCGCTCTGGCGCATGACTTCAAACCATTCCTCTTCCTTCAGAGTATCCATTGCCATAGGAAAAAGGATCTGTTCTTCCTTATAAATCATCTCCTCTACGGCAGCTGCGGCCGGGGCAAGTGAAATTTCAATAACAGCTTTTCCGTCGCCTGAAGTGATATTGTGTGACTCAGGCAGAACTGTAAGGGCGTTTTTAAGAAGTGTGCGGGCTTCATCATCTTTTCCCCACATGACGGTTGAGGGCCCTGTAATCTTGTACTTCTCGAGGAACGGGAACAAAAGATTTTCTTTTCTTAAGTAGTGCTTATCCACATCCATAAGGTTATTAAAATGTGTGTGGAGCTTCAAGAACAGTCCGCCTGCTGCGGCCTCATCATCCATGGCGTTAATCTCAGTAAATATTTTCCTTATAAATGAGATTTCCCTTCTTAAGGCCTGGTTTTCCCTTTTGAAAGTGTGCACAGGGTGGCCCGAGGGTTCTTTTCTTGAAGAGCTCAGGTCTATTATTCCCTTCAGGGCGTCTGAATGCAAATCGCAAAGCTCCAGCATATTGTCTCGGTCGACACCCTCACTAAAGAGTTCCTGCTCAACTGTAACTACGTCTTCGTAAGGGACTTCCTTTAAGAGAGAGGAGATTTCCTGTTTTACCGCTTCCGGAGTTTCACCGCTATTGATCTTAAGTATCATCGACTTAAGAAGTGCCAGCCTTTCCTGCCTGTTATTGATTATTTCGCTCATTTTGTGTTTGCCCTTATTGTTAAATTTTATTTTCAGAATTTTTTATCCGATTTATATCTAAAAAAAGAGTCCGACGCCCAAGCTCCGACGTCAGACGCCAATTTTTCAATCATTAAATAGTTTCTGTTGAGGTCCCTATGCTTCTAATTTTGTCCAGGGTGCGTTCCTTGAATTTATCCAGGGTTTCCTCGCTAAGCATCTTGT
The sequence above is drawn from the Ignavibacteria bacterium genome and encodes:
- a CDS encoding DUF1858 domain-containing protein yields the protein MYKENIDLAITPDTKVGELLDNFPFLESVLIELAPVFTKLKSPVLRKTIAKVTSLRQAATVGQIPISKLINELRRAAGVDSDSDFEGESWKLNAPKIEEEINPSVVYDAAQDLEDGVHPGAKVAQGVSKLNSGEIYLLITPFTPAPLIDKMKEKGHTVWSKKTGSSRFETYIKKC
- a CDS encoding DUF438 domain-containing protein, yielding MSEIINNRQERLALLKSMILKINSGETPEAVKQEISSLLKEVPYEDVVTVEQELFSEGVDRDNMLELCDLHSDALKGIIDLSSSRKEPSGHPVHTFKRENQALRREISFIRKIFTEINAMDDEAAAGGLFLKLHTHFNNLMDVDKHYLRKENLLFPFLEKYKITGPSTVMWGKDDEARTLLKNALTVLPESHNITSGDGKAVIEISLAPAAAAVEEMIYKEEQILFPMAMDTLKEEEWFEVMRQSDEIGYCLFAPVDEWKPAAMENSNSEFNQLKGKVNLPTGSFTLKELTAMLDTFPFDVTFVDKDDFVRFFSHGKERIFQRNKAILGRKVQFCHPPSSLSVVEKILDDLRQGRQEKAEFWINMRGRFIFISYYAVRSETNEYLGTLEVTQDLTRLRQLEGERRILSYDENTETEKN